A window of the Brassica oleracea var. oleracea cultivar TO1000 chromosome C1, BOL, whole genome shotgun sequence genome harbors these coding sequences:
- the LOC106306856 gene encoding reticulon-like protein B1 translates to MAEEHKHDESVTAPEPAVEIVERESLMDKISEKIHHGGDSSSSSSSSDEEEDKEKKTKKPESPSSMKSKVYRLFGREKPVHKVLGGGKPADIFMWKDKKMSGGVLGGATAAWVLFELMEYHLLTLLCHVMIVVLAVLFLWSNATMFINKSPPKIPEVHIPEEPILQLASGLRIEINRGLSSLREIASGRDLKKFLCAIVGLWVLSIMGGWFNFLTLAYIALVLLFTVPLVYDKYEDKVDPLGEKAMIEIKKQYAVLDEKVLSKIPMGPLKNKKKD, encoded by the exons ATGGCCGAGGAACACAAACACGACGAATCTGTGACGGCTCCGGAGCCAGCTGTGGAGATTGTGGAGAGGGAATCGTTGATGGATAAGATATCGGAGAAGATCCACCACGGCGGTGATTCTTCATCGTCGTCTTCGTCGTCTGATGAGGAGGAGGACAAGGAGAAGAAGACGAAGAAGCCGGAGTCTCCGTCGTCTATGAAATCGAAAGTCTACCGCTTGTTCGGAAGGGAGAAGCCTGTGCACAAGGTTCTCGGCGGTGGAAAGC CGGCGGATATATTCATGTGGAAGGATAAGAAGATGTCTGGTGGTGTGCTTGGCGGTGCTACGGCCGCGTGGGTTCTGTTTGAGTTGATGGAGTACCATCTTCTCACTCTGCTGTGCCACGTGATGATTGTTGTGCTCGCTGTGTTGTTTCTCTGGTCTAATGCCACCATGTTCATTAACAA GTCACCACCAAAGATTCCTGAGGTTCATATCCCTGAGGAGCCTATCCTTCAGCTTGCATCTGGACTCAGAATCGAGATCAACCGTGGCCTCTCCTCTCTTCGTGAGATTGCATCTGGAAGGGATCTCAAGAAATTTCTCTGT GCTATAGTCGGCTTGTGGGTTCTATCAATCATGGGTGGCTGGTTCAATTTCTTGACGTTGGCATACATAG CTCTTGTGCTGCTCTTCACGGTTCCTCTTGTATACGACAAGTACGAAGACAAGGTCGACCCATTAGGTGAGAAAGCAATGATCGAGATCAAGAAGCAGTACGCAGTGTTGGACGAGAAGGTGTTGAGCAAGATCCCAATGGGCCCATTGAAGAACAAGAAGAAAGACTAG
- the LOC106306847 gene encoding potassium transporter 3, whose product MADRRNRCNQVLLLAYQSFGLVFGDLSISPLYVYKCTFYGGLRHHQTEDTIFGAFSLIFWTITLLSLVKYMVFVLSADDNGEGGIFALYALLCRHARFSLLPNQQAADEEISTYYGSGDATRNLPSSAFKSLIERNKRSKTALLILVLVGTSMVITIGVLTPAISVSSSIDGLVAKTSLNHSTVVMIACALLVGLFVLQHRGTNKVAFLFAPIMILWLLSIATVGVYNIVTWNPSVYKALSPYYIYVFFRDTGVDGWLSLGGILLCITGTEAIFAELGQFTATSIRFAFCCFVYPCLVLQYMGQAAFLSKNFSALPTSFYDSIPDPFFWPVLMMAMLAAMVASQAVIFATFSIVKQCYALGCFPRVKIVHKPRWVLGQIYIPEINWVVMILTLTVTIFFQDTRHIAFAFGLACMTLAFVTTWLMPLIINFVWNRNIVFSVLFILFFGTIELVFFASALAKIPKGGWITLLLSLFFTCITYVWHYGSRKKYLCDQHNKVPMKSILSLGPSLGIIKVPGMGLIYTELASGVPATFTHFLINLPAFYQVVVFVCCKTVPIPYVPQKERYLIGRIGPKTYRMYRCIIRAGYKDVNKDGDDFEDELVMSIAEFIQLESEGYGGSNTDRSIDGRLAVVKASNKFGTRLSRSISEANIAGSSRSQTTVTNSKSPVLLRLRAEYEQELPRLSMRRMFQFRPMDTKFRQPQVKEELFDLVNAKDAEVAYIVGHGHVKAKRNSVFVKRLVVNVAYSFLRKNCRSPAVMLNIPHICLIKVGMNYYL is encoded by the exons ATG GCTGATAGGAGAAACAGGTGTAACCAAGTCCTGCTTCTAGCGTATCAGAGCTTTGGCTTAGTCTTTGGAGATTTGAGTATCTCTCCTCTCTACGTCTATAAATGCACTTTCTACGGAGGGTTGAGGCACCACCAGACCGAAGATACCATCTTCGGCGCGTTCTCTTTGATATTCTGGACCATCACTCTCCTTTCACTCGTCAAGTACATGGTCTTTGTACTAAGCGCTGATGACAATGGTGAAG GAGGGATCTTTGCTTTGTATGCTTTGCTCTGCAGACACGCGAGATTCTCTTTGCTTCCGAATCAGCAAGCGGCTGATGAGGAAATCTCCACCTACTATGGCTCTGGAGATGCTACTAGAAACCTGCCTAGCTCTGCTTTCAAAAGCCTTATTGAGCGAAATAAAAGATCCAAGACTGCTTTGCTTATCTTAGTCTTGGTGGGAACTTCCATGGTCATTACCATTGGTGTCCTTACACCAGCAATTTCAG TCTCTTCGTCTATTGATGGCCTTGTGGCGAAAACAAGTCTGAACCACA GTACTGTGGTCATGATAGCATGCGCTTTGCTGGTTGGACTTTTCGTTCTGCAGCACCGTGGCACAAATAAAGTCGCCTTTTTATTTGCACCTATAATGATTTTGTGGTTGTTGTCCATTGCAACTGTTGGCGTGTACAATATCGTCACTTGGAACCCCAGCGTATACAAAGCTTTATCTCCCTACTATATTTATGTATTCTTTAGAGATACGGGTGTAGATGGATGGTTATCCCTTGGAGGGATTCTTTTATGCATCACAG GAACGGAGGCTATCTTTGCTGAACTTGGCCAGTTTACAGCTACATCAATACGG TTTGCGTTCTGTTGTTTTGTTTACCCGTGTCTGGTGCTTCAATACATGGGCCAAGCTGCGTTTCTATCAAAGAATTTTTCTGCTCTACCTACAAGCTTTTACGATTCCATTCCAG ATCCATTTTTCTGGCCTGTTCTGATGATGGCTATGCTGGCTGCAATGGTCGCAAGCCAAGCAGTGATATTCGCTACGTTCTCGATTGTCAAACAATGCTATGCATTGGGATGCTTCCCGCGCGTGAAGATAGTTCACAAACCAAGATGGGTCCTTGGCCAAATTTACATCCCTGAGATCAATTGGGTTGTCATGATTCTCACCCTCACTGTCACCATTTTTTTCCAAGACACTCGACACATAGCTTTCGCTTTCG GGCTCGCCTGCATGACTCTAGCCTTCGTGACAACCTGGTTGATGCCTCTCATCATCAACTTCGTCTGGAACCGTAATATCGTCTTCTCCGTTCTCTTCATCCTCTTCTTCGGAACCATAGAACTCGTCTTCTTTGCATCAGCCTTAGCCAAAATCCCAAAAGGAGGTTGGATCACTCTCTTGCTTTCCCTCTTCTTCACCTGTATTACATACGTATGGCACTACGGCAGCAGAAAGAAGTACCTATGCGACCAGCACAACAAGGTCCCCATGAAATCAATCCTAAGCCTCGGCCCGAGCCTCGGGATCATCAAAGTCCCCGGGATGGGTCTCATCTACACAGAGCTCGCCAGCGGGGTTCCCGCCACATTCACTCACTTCCTCATAAACTTACCAGCATTCTACCAAGTTGTCGTCTTTGTCTGCTGCAAAACTGTCCCCATCCCTTACGTACCGCAGAAAGAACGCTACCTTATCGGCCGGATCGGACCAAAAACATACAGGATGTACCGATGCATTATCAGAGCAGGCTACAAAGACGTGAACAAGGACGGAGACGATTTTGAAGATGAGCTAGTGATGAGCATAGCCGAGTTTATCCAGCTGGAATCCGAAGGCTACGGAGGATCAAACACTGACCGTTCCATCGACGGTCGCCTAGCTGTTGTGAAAGCCTCAAACAAGTTCGGTACAAGGCTCTCTCGGTCTATATCCGAGGCCAACATAGCAGGCAGCTCGAGATCGCAGACGACGGTGACAAACAGCAAGTCGCCCGTTCTGCTGAGGCTGAGAGCAGAGTATGAGCAAGAGCTTCCGAGGCTGAGCATGAGGAGGATGTTTCAGTTCAGACCAATGGACACTAAGTTCAGACAACCACAGGTGAAAGAGGAGCTGTTTGATTTGGTGAATGCTAAGGACGCGGAAGTGGCGTACATTGTTGGGCACGGTCACGTGAAGGCGAAGAGGAACTCGGTGTTTGTGAAACGGCTGGTGGTAAACGTGGCTTACTCGTTCTTGAGGAAGAATTGCAGGAGCCCAGCTGTGATGCTGAATATTCCTCACATTTGTTTGATTAAGGTGGGCATGAACTATTACTTGTGA
- the LOC106342599 gene encoding 50S ribosomal protein L25-like — protein sequence MLLRRATAALPKTLQNLRLYSPAATSALPLETQLDYLPGFPRPDPKHAETILAVPRSDSGKNISAKERKAGRVPSIIFEQEDGQHGGNKRLVSVQTNQIRKLVTHMGYSFFLSRIFDVEVRSELESGEVVEKVRALPRSIHLHSGSDAPLNVTFIRAPPGTLLKVDIPLVFIGDDVSPGLKKGASLNTIKRTVKFLCPAEIIPPYIEVDLSHLDVGQKLVTGDLKVHPALKLIKSKDEPVVKIAGGRVSDQQKDQGKKDQPKKDQTKK from the exons ATGTTGCTCCGTCGTGCAACCGCCGCATTACCCAAAACCCTACAAAACCTCCGGCTATACTCTCCGGCAGCCACCTCCGCATTACCCCTAGAAACCCAACTAGACTACCTCCCTGGATTCCCGCGACCCGACCCGAAGCACGCGGAGACGATCTTGGCCGTTCCACGGTCTGATTCCGGCAAGAACATATCGGCGAAAGAGCGCAAAGCGGGCCGAGTCCCTTCGATCATATTCGAACAGGAGGATGGACAGCACGGAGGGAACAAGCGGCTTGTCTCAGTTCAGACGAATCAGATCAGGAAGCTGGTGACTCACATGGGTTACTCCTTCTTCCTCTCTAGGATTTTCGATGTCGAGGTTCGGTCTGAGCTTGAGTCCGGTGAGGTCGTTGAGAAAGTCAGGGCCTTGCCCAGATCG ATTCATTTGCACTCTGGAAGTGATGCACCGCTGAATGTGACATTCATAAGAGCTCCTCCTGGTACTCTGTTGAAGGTTGATATCCCTCTTGTCTTCATTGGAGATGATGTTTCTCCTGGTTTAAAGAAAG GAGCATCTCTGAATACCATCAAAAGAACCGTAAAGTTCCTATGTCCAGCAGAGATCATCCCTCCATATATAGAAGTAGATCTCAGCCACTTGGACGTTGGACAAAAGCTAGTAACCGGAGACCTCAAGGTTCATCCAGCGCTAAAGCTTATAAAGTCCAAAGACGAACCAGTCGTTAAGATTGCCGGAGGACGTGTCAGTGACCAACAGAAGGACCAGGGAAAGAAGGACCAACCGAAGAAAGACCAAACAAAGAAATAA